CCATCATCACTTGTTAGTGATTTTAATAATATTGTTTCTTCATTGCCTAAATTCTGCATGAGCATTACTCGAAGACGGTTTTCAACTTCAGCCTTGCATTTTATTGTAAATAAGTAGTCAGTAGGAGTGTGGATTGATTTTATAGATTGCAAACGGTTTAGTTTTAAACCTACAGGACGAAGTAATAAATGGGTAATCATTACTGCTACACTCACTATTATAGCTTCTGTAAATAAACCAATACCTACAAGCGTACCTACTGCTGCTGAACACCAGATAGTGGCAGCAGTGTTTAGTCCCTGTACACTTAGACCGTCTTTCATAATTACTCCTGCTCCCAGAAAACCTATTCCAGAAACAATTTGAGCAGCAACTCTGCTAGGGTCGGCACCATTACCTAAAGAAACAGAGAGCAGTATAAAAGCAGTAGATCCTAATGACACTAATGTATTTGTGCGCAGTCCAGCATTTTTTTGACGCCATTGACGCTCAATACCTATTGCTGCTCCCAGCAAAGCTGCAAGTGCAATACGTGTTGTAAATTCATAAGTTGTAATCATAATAAACCTCCTTTTCTTTTTAATTGTTTTTGTTTCTCTGGTAGATGATTTTATCAGCATCTGCCGTTGGATGTAATTGTTTTTAACACATAGATTCATAGTTCACAAAGTCTAATCAAGACGTTTCACTCAAGATAAATCACATAGGGCTAAGTGAAAAAATTACAATTTTCAAGAACCACCTTAAATCATAATGCTATGTTTCTATGCGTTAAAGACAAAAACATTTTTGTCAATTTTGACAATCATTGTCATTGTATGTTTTGAGAATAAAACAATTGCCTTAATGGTTTTGCTTTTTTCGCAATGACAAGAATTGATCGACAAACAACCAATTCCTAATTATGGGGCAAAATTAGTTTTGCTTTAAAGAATAAGCCGTTAGAGATGTTTTAGAAAAAAATTAGAATTTTATTAGAAAAGGATAAATCGGTCCCAGCTTTCAGTTTTTTATTGAATAGCGTTGAGGTTTTAATAAAGCAGAAATCATTTTGAGATTATGGATAATTTTGCTCCACTGTAATCATTGTATTACAGGATGATAATTTAAAAGTGTAGCAATCAAAACGATAAATTAATCCTCTTTTATTGTAGAATTTTTAGTTTTAGGAACACATATAAGTTTTGAAAGAAAAATCATACTCAATTATATCCGAGTGCAAAAGAAAGCTGTAAAACCGCATTTTTCGCTAATTGTGAGTAGATGTGCGTAGGCTATTGCAATTGATTGTCGCTGTATTAGTGTTAATTTTGCCCACAGAATGAGTAGGATGTAATTACTCTCAAAAAATATAAAGTATTTCCCCGTACTGTATTTTTTAAATAACCGTATTAATTGACTTTGTTTTTTTAGTTAAGTATCAATTGATTTAAAACCTATTAAAATTCATGAAAAAATATATTTTATTATTCGTTTTTATCATATTAAATTATACTTCCAATGCGCAAACTGGAATTGGAACTACTACGCCCGATATTTCGTCGGCTTTAGATATTCGTATAGCCAATAAAGGAGTTTTATTATCTCGAGTAGCACTTACTGGAACTACAGATGTCACGACGATACCTTCGCCAGCAAATTCGTTATTAGTTTACAATACAGCAACCACTGCTGATCTAACACCTGGATATTACTATTGGGATACAGCAGTCTCAAAATGGATTCGAATATTAGATGCTGCTTCGACTATAACAGGTTGGGGACTAAATGGGAATGCCTATACTGACCCTGCTACAGATTTCATAGGAACTACAGATGATGTTGATTTAGTTTTTAAAAGAAACAATTTGCAGGCAGGTAGATTATCAAAATTTAATACTTCTCTCGGACAAGGTTCGTTGAGAGGAACAGGGAGCTATAATACTGCCTTTGGGAACAAAGCGCTTGGGGCAAATACTGGAGGTACTCTTAATACAGCTACTGGTTTTGAGGCATTGGGCAGTAATTTAGATGGTAATGGTAACGCTGCCTTTGGTTATAGGGCGCTCAATAAGTTGGCCCAAGGTAAGAATAATGTAAGTGTGGGAATGTATTCGTCAGATTTTCTTTCAGAAGGTAGTGGGAATACTGTTGTTGGGGCTTCGGCACTTGCAAAAACGTATAGTGGAAATTATAATATTGCTATTGGTAGTGGTGCAGGTTATAGACTTAAAATGAGCGGAAATGAAGATGGATTTAATACTATAATTGGGTCTTATGACAATCATAATACTCAAGGCTTTGATAGTGGTAGAAACAATACTATATTGGGTTCACGTATAAAAGATTTGCCATCTTCGTTAGTTAATAATATTATCATAGCCGATGGTTCTGGTAACAGACGTATCAACGTTAATGCAACGGGGAATGTAGGACTAGGAACCAATGATCCAGATAAATCTGCTGCTCTGGATGTTACAAGCACTAACAAGGGAGTTCTTTTACCTCGAGTAGCACTTACAGGAGTTACAGATGCAACAACAATACCCTCGCCAGCAAACTCATTAATGATTTACAATACGGCAACTAGTAGCGATGTAACCCCTGGGTATTATTTCTGGAATACATCTAATTTAAAATGGATGCGAGTATTGGATTCTGATTCATCTGGATGGAATACAAAAGGAAACTCAGGTACTGCCGAAGGAACAGACTTTATTGGTACTACTGATAATATAAATGTGGT
This region of Flavobacterium pisciphilum genomic DNA includes:
- a CDS encoding MgtC/SapB family protein, which translates into the protein MITTYEFTTRIALAALLGAAIGIERQWRQKNAGLRTNTLVSLGSTAFILLSVSLGNGADPSRVAAQIVSGIGFLGAGVIMKDGLSVQGLNTAATIWCSAAVGTLVGIGLFTEAIIVSVAVMITHLLLRPVGLKLNRLQSIKSIHTPTDYLFTIKCKAEVENRLRVMLMQNLGNEETILLKSLTSDDGDDPSIAIITAEIKAITAQDSLMERMASQLTIAEKVMKVSWEIMGTETEL
- a CDS encoding tail fiber domain-containing protein, coding for MKKYILLFVFIILNYTSNAQTGIGTTTPDISSALDIRIANKGVLLSRVALTGTTDVTTIPSPANSLLVYNTATTADLTPGYYYWDTAVSKWIRILDAASTITGWGLNGNAYTDPATDFIGTTDDVDLVFKRNNLQAGRLSKFNTSLGQGSLRGTGSYNTAFGNKALGANTGGTLNTATGFEALGSNLDGNGNAAFGYRALNKLAQGKNNVSVGMYSSDFLSEGSGNTVVGASALAKTYSGNYNIAIGSGAGYRLKMSGNEDGFNTIIGSYDNHNTQGFDSGRNNTILGSRIKDLPSSLVNNIIIADGSGNRRINVNATGNVGLGTNDPDKSAALDVTSTNKGVLLPRVALTGVTDATTIPSPANSLMIYNTATSSDVTPGYYFWNTSNLKWMRVLDSDSSGWNTKGNSGTAEGTDFIGTTDNINVVFKRRNVHAGLLSDLNAHNTSFGVNSYKGTTSGTQGIRNTAIGSNSLHGTSEAVMNGNDNTALGYNSLSVNDTGNENVAVGVSALKSNTAGDNNTAIGFSSLTRNTTGRYNVANGAHALERNTEGASNIAIGGWALSNNQKGNDNIAIGVNSLSAFNQTGAYNIGLGSSALKGNSSGELNVGVGYEALSKNFTGYNNTAIGAHAGTSLGYLKNTTAIGFRASVNESNAIQLGNGDITKISGQVGFSTTSDRRYKKDIKTIPLGLDFINKVRPVEYIRKNNESNTKEWGVIAQELQQTLDEVAYKDAGVVQEGGDADKMLSVRYTDLIAPMIKSIQELTEQNNKLKRDDNLRNERLEKENKLLNDRINQLEIKLEKGSKN